A window from Leptospira wolffii serovar Khorat str. Khorat-H2 encodes these proteins:
- the xseA gene encoding exodeoxyribonuclease VII large subunit, which yields MEETKPLTVSEVNAIIKQLLTGPDILRNIWVQGEVSNYSKSHQGHIYFNLKDAKSLVACTFFSYSNGKYKGKPIENGMEIKAFGAISVYEPRGQYNLNVSRVEELGQGDLLLKVEELKRKLAAQGVFDPDRKRKLPAFPWRIGVATSPTGAAIEDIIRISKQRFPNLDILISPCLVQGDGAPESIVGAIRELNDPKWDVDLIIAGRGGGSYEDLMAFNDEKVVIAFAESRVPIISAVGHQIDSVLSDLAADHFAPTPTAAAEMAVPEMEIIESELTEFEIRLKTALKNQASNLKERLRILLGKRSFQDPKSLLSDKMQRLDELTSRIHLLGKNNLMTSANRFTPISAGLLPAFKTQLERKRKEFELLAGKVEGYSPLGTLKRGYSVVRKKGKKVVTSPNQLEIEEELEVILAEGRIRVLNQGEIK from the coding sequence ATGGAAGAAACCAAACCGCTCACAGTTTCGGAAGTCAATGCGATCATTAAGCAATTATTAACCGGTCCGGATATACTCCGTAATATCTGGGTACAGGGAGAAGTTTCTAATTATTCCAAGTCCCACCAGGGGCATATCTATTTCAATCTAAAGGATGCTAAATCCTTAGTCGCTTGTACATTCTTCTCTTATAGTAACGGAAAATACAAAGGAAAGCCTATAGAGAACGGAATGGAGATCAAGGCCTTCGGAGCCATTTCCGTTTACGAACCTAGGGGACAGTATAATCTGAATGTCTCCCGAGTGGAGGAATTAGGCCAGGGCGACCTTCTACTCAAAGTGGAAGAGCTGAAACGAAAGTTAGCCGCACAAGGCGTTTTCGATCCGGATAGAAAGAGGAAACTCCCCGCTTTTCCTTGGAGAATAGGAGTCGCGACTTCTCCTACAGGGGCCGCCATAGAGGATATCATCCGCATTTCTAAACAAAGATTTCCGAATCTGGATATTCTTATCTCTCCCTGCCTAGTGCAAGGAGACGGTGCTCCCGAATCCATAGTGGGTGCGATCCGCGAATTGAACGACCCGAAATGGGACGTGGATCTGATCATAGCAGGAAGAGGAGGAGGAAGCTATGAGGATCTCATGGCGTTTAACGACGAAAAGGTGGTGATCGCGTTCGCCGAATCCAGAGTTCCCATCATTTCCGCAGTGGGACACCAGATAGATTCAGTGCTCTCCGATTTGGCCGCGGACCATTTTGCACCTACTCCTACCGCCGCCGCAGAGATGGCGGTACCCGAAATGGAAATCATAGAATCCGAATTGACCGAATTCGAAATCCGACTCAAGACCGCATTGAAAAACCAAGCAAGCAATCTGAAAGAGAGACTTAGGATTCTGCTCGGGAAACGATCCTTTCAGGATCCCAAGTCTTTATTAAGCGATAAGATGCAAAGGTTAGACGAGCTAACCTCGAGAATCCACCTGCTCGGAAAGAATAATCTTATGACTTCCGCAAACAGATTCACTCCTATCTCCGCAGGACTTTTGCCGGCGTTCAAGACCCAACTCGAACGAAAGAGAAAGGAATTCGAACTTCTGGCGGGAAAGGTGGAAGGATATTCTCCTTTGGGAACTTTAAAGCGGGGATACTCCGTTGTCAGAAAGAAAGGAAAAAAAGTCGTTACATCTCCGAACCAGTTGGAGATAGAGGAAGAACTAGAGGTCATTTTGGCCGAGGGACGGATCCGGGTTTTAAACCAAGGTGAAATAAAATGA
- a CDS encoding DedA family protein: MQLPGFDSYFQNLLDWVAGLPSFLVWIFFAFSNLTENVFPPWPGDTVTAFGGFLLARGGIGFWELATSTLFGNLAGAWIMYSFGHKLLEWLKNKDFPFKSELYNEDSIQKTLDWFSRNSVLVIIFSRFSAGIRFFVSIVAGMVDIHPGLFFSYFSLAVFLWCGILIYGGFYLGSHWEKLLEFLSLYNRIFLTVFVVATVSFVLYKKFRKKKEA, translated from the coding sequence ATGCAGTTGCCCGGATTCGATTCATACTTCCAGAATCTTTTGGATTGGGTCGCCGGTTTGCCCTCCTTTCTCGTCTGGATTTTTTTCGCCTTTTCCAATCTTACCGAAAACGTTTTTCCTCCCTGGCCGGGAGATACGGTCACCGCTTTCGGCGGATTCTTGCTCGCAAGGGGAGGGATCGGTTTCTGGGAATTGGCCACGAGCACCTTATTCGGAAATCTGGCCGGGGCCTGGATCATGTATTCCTTCGGCCACAAATTGTTGGAATGGCTAAAGAACAAAGATTTCCCCTTTAAATCGGAGCTCTATAACGAGGACTCCATTCAAAAAACCTTGGATTGGTTTTCCCGAAACAGCGTACTCGTCATCATTTTTTCCCGTTTTTCGGCAGGGATCCGATTCTTCGTATCCATCGTGGCCGGAATGGTGGACATCCATCCCGGATTATTCTTCTCTTATTTTTCCCTAGCCGTTTTTCTCTGGTGCGGTATCCTCATCTACGGAGGATTTTATTTAGGAAGCCATTGGGAAAAACTTCTAGAATTTCTATCCTTGTACAACCGAATCTTTCTGACCGTATTCGTCGTAGCTACTGTCTCGTTTGTACTATATAAGAAATTTCGAAAAAAGAAAGAGGCTTAG
- a CDS encoding membrane dipeptidase has translation MNDRSIRRTVFGAILVTLFVASTSVFGDPYWGTFKKDSCTAIFPGKRQYSAILYGIPSGQSWETTCANMGATINGQVFTKPSRCKNTGLNMWGEFDLIDDSCEANWAATDDGGGYNWTHKNDGCQTSGTYAGKRKYSSRIWNVVGITWEAACAQLPMTIAGKTYTTPHRCVNTGSTGMWGEWYVQDSSCESAPQAYARGTQDSLKRTGTLPGYVDLHTHPMANLGFGGVIFHGSPFGDATTALANCPSASDEGHSAGHSRVEAIVQDDIIGALLGTAKHDNRGNPLFSYWPANNSYTHQTMYYEWIKRAYEGGMRAMVVLAVNGDYMFGATDNGLPDIIKGIAIATDPIYDLNDMNTLRRQTQAVYDMQTWIDQQSGGSGQGWFRIVKTPAEAQSVIAAGKLAVVLGAEVDYLLDCTPSTCTDSMISQGVQQLYDAGLRYIFPIHLKTNGFGGAGLYNILGSGTKYDCKHYGQDCNVAGLTSYGPKIMKALMQKGMIIDVGHMSARSLDGALTYAEQQAYPGIVTGHTGVYDMANKTNRHEANPTGAALKRIVNLGGMIGLIPGQGNLDEVGEWRNSDGTYISHACGGTSQTFAQSYQYLRNLIGDPAYDGRIAVGTDFNGFAHMPGPRYGTRACPGGTSTIAQPAASQVVYPFSPDASIRRAATLSAAPSLGRHQFGNRTFDFNTEGASHIGLMPDFFEDLRQQGLKRSDLEPVYRSADFFTTMWQNAVTRGASIQ, from the coding sequence ATGAACGATCGGTCAATCAGGAGGACCGTATTCGGAGCTATTCTCGTTACGCTTTTTGTAGCGAGTACTTCCGTTTTCGGCGACCCCTATTGGGGGACATTCAAGAAGGATAGTTGCACGGCGATTTTCCCCGGAAAACGTCAATATTCGGCAATCCTTTACGGAATCCCATCGGGTCAAAGTTGGGAAACCACCTGCGCGAATATGGGAGCAACCATTAACGGTCAAGTATTTACAAAGCCTAGTCGTTGTAAGAATACCGGCTTGAATATGTGGGGAGAATTCGATCTAATCGACGATTCTTGTGAAGCGAACTGGGCCGCTACCGACGACGGCGGTGGGTACAACTGGACGCATAAAAACGACGGTTGCCAAACTTCCGGAACGTACGCAGGCAAACGTAAGTATTCTTCCCGCATTTGGAACGTAGTAGGTATCACCTGGGAAGCGGCATGTGCCCAACTTCCTATGACCATCGCAGGTAAGACTTACACTACTCCTCATCGTTGCGTTAACACCGGCTCCACAGGAATGTGGGGAGAATGGTATGTACAAGATTCCAGTTGTGAATCCGCACCTCAAGCTTACGCTCGAGGAACGCAGGACTCTCTGAAAAGAACAGGAACTCTTCCCGGCTACGTGGATCTTCATACTCACCCTATGGCGAACCTAGGCTTTGGGGGCGTAATTTTCCACGGTTCTCCTTTCGGAGATGCGACGACCGCGCTTGCGAATTGCCCTAGCGCTTCGGACGAAGGCCATTCTGCCGGACACTCCAGAGTGGAAGCGATCGTTCAAGACGATATCATCGGAGCCTTATTAGGCACGGCAAAACACGATAATAGAGGAAACCCTCTCTTCTCCTACTGGCCTGCGAATAATAGCTACACCCACCAAACCATGTATTACGAATGGATTAAGAGAGCCTATGAAGGCGGAATGAGAGCCATGGTAGTTCTCGCCGTTAACGGAGATTATATGTTCGGAGCAACGGACAACGGTCTTCCGGATATCATCAAAGGTATAGCGATCGCAACCGATCCGATCTACGATCTGAACGATATGAATACTCTGCGTCGTCAAACCCAAGCGGTCTACGATATGCAAACCTGGATCGACCAACAGAGCGGCGGTTCCGGACAAGGCTGGTTCCGTATCGTAAAAACTCCCGCCGAGGCCCAAAGCGTAATTGCGGCAGGAAAATTAGCGGTGGTTCTGGGAGCGGAAGTGGATTATCTACTGGATTGCACTCCAAGCACCTGTACGGATTCCATGATCTCTCAAGGCGTTCAGCAGCTTTATGATGCGGGTCTTAGATACATTTTCCCGATCCACTTAAAGACCAACGGATTCGGGGGAGCGGGACTCTATAATATCCTAGGCAGTGGAACCAAGTATGACTGTAAGCATTACGGTCAGGATTGTAACGTTGCGGGGCTGACTTCCTACGGACCTAAGATCATGAAAGCCTTGATGCAAAAAGGGATGATCATAGACGTAGGGCATATGTCCGCGAGATCGCTAGACGGAGCGTTGACATACGCAGAGCAGCAAGCCTATCCGGGAATCGTAACGGGACATACCGGAGTTTACGATATGGCCAATAAAACCAATCGTCATGAGGCAAATCCAACGGGAGCCGCTCTCAAACGTATCGTAAATCTGGGAGGAATGATCGGACTCATTCCTGGGCAAGGAAATCTGGATGAAGTAGGGGAGTGGAGAAATTCCGACGGAACCTATATTTCTCACGCTTGCGGTGGAACGAGTCAAACCTTCGCTCAGTCCTACCAGTATCTTCGTAATCTAATCGGAGATCCTGCATATGACGGAAGGATCGCAGTAGGAACCGACTTCAACGGTTTCGCTCATATGCCTGGTCCTCGTTACGGAACGAGAGCCTGTCCGGGAGGAACATCTACGATAGCCCAACCGGCAGCTTCCCAAGTCGTCTATCCGTTCTCTCCGGACGCTTCCATCAGACGTGCAGCCACCCTATCGGCAGCACCTTCTTTAGGAAGGCACCAATTCGGAAACAGGACTTTCGACTTTAATACGGAAGGAGCTTCTCATATAGGACTTATGCCTGATTTCTTCGAAGATCTCAGACAACAAGGACTCAAGCGCTCCGATCTAGAACCGGTCTATAGATCCGCAGACTTCTTTACCACTATGTGGCAGAATGCGGTAACCCGAGGCGCAAGCATCCAGTAA
- a CDS encoding LytR/AlgR family response regulator transcription factor, whose product MTDYQPNILICCMVRAILVEDDKLMARTIQHYCKEAFGKDLVSLKTFDELTPAIYCIQENPIDLLLLDINLKGQSGYEILKLPEKDSFYTIVISSDKQNAVSAFDFGVLDFVAKPFTRERFLAAIDRMKRASQTDSLRRNSISLKKDGMLEVIRFQDILYLEAAGNFTEIHLKSGRKELVRKTMEAVLAELNSDFFRSHRSFIINLSEVKKILHTKGNNFKVQLGESTEVALSRTRYNLLRKMLD is encoded by the coding sequence TTGACCGACTATCAGCCTAATATTCTAATCTGCTGCATGGTTCGAGCGATACTTGTCGAAGACGATAAGCTAATGGCAAGGACCATCCAGCATTATTGCAAAGAAGCGTTCGGAAAGGACTTAGTTTCTCTCAAGACTTTCGATGAGCTCACTCCCGCGATCTATTGCATACAGGAAAATCCTATCGACCTTCTCCTTTTGGACATCAATCTAAAAGGGCAATCCGGTTATGAAATCCTGAAATTACCCGAAAAAGATTCCTTCTATACCATCGTAATTTCTTCGGACAAACAAAATGCCGTAAGCGCCTTCGATTTCGGCGTTTTGGATTTCGTGGCCAAGCCTTTCACAAGAGAAAGATTTTTGGCGGCTATCGATAGGATGAAAAGGGCCTCCCAAACGGATTCTCTACGCAGGAATAGTATCTCTTTGAAAAAGGACGGAATGTTGGAAGTCATCCGATTTCAGGATATTCTTTATTTGGAAGCCGCGGGAAATTTCACCGAGATCCATTTGAAGTCCGGCCGGAAAGAGCTGGTGCGTAAGACCATGGAGGCGGTTCTAGCCGAATTGAATTCGGACTTCTTCCGATCTCATAGATCCTTTATCATTAATCTTTCCGAAGTAAAAAAGATCCTACATACAAAGGGAAATAATTTCAAAGTCCAGTTGGGAGAATCCACAGAAGTTGCTTTGTCCCGGACCCGTTATAATCTACTTCGAAAGATGTTGGATTGA
- a CDS encoding exodeoxyribonuclease VII small subunit, translated as MSKKTEISFEQALAELEQIAEKLERGQLTLEESIKSYERGMELRALCQAILAEAEGKIEYLAKAGSGETQKKTASPKSESSSRAATPPSNDDELF; from the coding sequence ATGAGTAAAAAGACTGAAATAAGTTTCGAACAAGCCCTGGCCGAATTGGAGCAGATCGCCGAGAAATTGGAAAGAGGGCAACTCACTTTGGAAGAGTCCATTAAGTCCTACGAGAGAGGAATGGAACTCCGAGCCCTTTGCCAGGCAATCCTTGCGGAAGCGGAAGGAAAGATAGAATACTTGGCTAAAGCCGGATCGGGGGAGACGCAAAAGAAGACTGCAAGTCCTAAGTCGGAATCCTCTTCTCGCGCGGCGACTCCTCCTAGTAATGACGACGAATTATTTTAA
- a CDS encoding DUF2752 domain-containing protein — translation MWDPLQNQRKSYPQSETEPSFGSVVPFSFFRIQALFLFGIVLTFCVILSRIVPLDTESEHWFTICWWKHLTGWDCPGCGLGRAVVCFFRGDFSSSWNYHPFGIPIAILGLIGVYVRSGSNGQEWNRLLNSKAITVTIWAFALGIFYWYIRKHFF, via the coding sequence ATGTGGGACCCGCTGCAAAATCAGCGTAAATCCTATCCTCAATCGGAAACCGAGCCCTCATTCGGCTCGGTTGTTCCGTTCTCTTTTTTTCGCATCCAAGCCTTGTTCTTATTCGGGATCGTTCTAACGTTTTGTGTGATTCTATCCCGCATCGTCCCTTTGGATACGGAGTCCGAACATTGGTTTACGATCTGCTGGTGGAAACATTTAACAGGATGGGACTGTCCCGGTTGCGGATTGGGTAGGGCGGTGGTTTGTTTTTTCCGGGGAGATTTTTCCAGTTCTTGGAATTACCATCCTTTCGGAATCCCCATCGCAATTTTAGGATTAATAGGAGTCTATGTTCGAAGCGGATCTAACGGTCAAGAGTGGAATCGGCTTTTGAACTCTAAGGCTATTACGGTTACTATCTGGGCCTTTGCGCTCGGAATATTCTACTGGTATATCCGAAAGCATTTCTTTTAA
- a CDS encoding DUF5684 domain-containing protein, with the protein MEETSGSGIGSLIGIIIYLAVIVLFIVSAWKLYEKAGKPGWAAIVPIYNLIVLLEIIGRPTWWVILYFIPCVGLVVLILNAIDLAKSFGKSAGYGILIIFGIGYPLLAFSDAKYVGPAAKSA; encoded by the coding sequence ATGGAAGAAACTTCTGGTTCAGGCATCGGCAGTTTAATCGGGATAATAATTTATTTAGCGGTGATCGTTCTTTTCATAGTTTCCGCTTGGAAACTCTACGAAAAGGCGGGCAAACCCGGATGGGCAGCCATCGTTCCTATCTATAACCTTATCGTGCTATTGGAAATCATCGGAAGACCGACTTGGTGGGTCATCCTGTATTTTATTCCTTGCGTCGGTTTAGTCGTTTTGATCCTGAATGCGATCGACTTAGCTAAATCCTTCGGAAAATCCGCAGGTTATGGAATTCTCATAATCTTCGGTATCGGATATCCGCTACTCGCTTTCTCAGACGCTAAGTATGTGGGACCCGCTGCAAAATCAGCGTAA
- a CDS encoding sensor histidine kinase — protein sequence MRKLLQKFFGLNYRFALRQYRKAKILSSVNFAPTFTRIAYLEILTVLRYVYLVLPVIILPFATYDFVDAFHGAKDNSFVFFDLIFYCTFIVMNVLLNSGRLHRAELNRIKFISRLGVILLSLTGTCITVVVFPRLPEISLFSAAMFSVAILFRFPDNTKYSIYAINYAILYSFIYYSGNREPVLIQNPLVTFFLILIFDRVSFLTLANTYLKTQRILLLNQRLREEDINKRDMISIAVHDLKSPLSGIMSISTILRKSLKSFSDKEKKEILSDIESSSRNILGHVDDLVEIAASGFENIKAHYETFDIVSYIRSTVQNFNYQASLKGIEFHTFSETNELKVYSDRKAVARILDNLVSNAVKYSPKGGSIFIRTRHVKESGDFVEIQIQDEGKGFTEADKKLVFTRLTRLSAKPTGGERSTGVGLYSVHRLVELLGAKIILDSEPGRGSVFTLLFPKAKISKKTSRK from the coding sequence ATGCGCAAGCTACTCCAAAAGTTTTTCGGACTCAATTATCGTTTTGCGCTGAGGCAATATAGAAAGGCAAAAATACTTTCTTCCGTAAATTTTGCTCCTACATTCACCCGTATTGCGTATCTGGAAATACTCACCGTTCTTAGATACGTTTATCTGGTTTTACCGGTCATCATTCTTCCTTTCGCAACCTACGATTTCGTGGACGCTTTTCATGGGGCTAAGGATAATTCCTTTGTTTTCTTCGACCTGATCTTCTATTGCACATTCATAGTGATGAATGTGCTTTTGAATTCTGGGCGTTTGCATAGGGCCGAATTGAATCGCATCAAATTTATCTCCAGACTCGGAGTGATTCTACTCTCATTGACCGGGACCTGTATCACGGTGGTAGTTTTTCCCAGACTCCCGGAAATCTCCCTCTTCTCCGCCGCGATGTTCAGTGTGGCGATCCTATTTCGTTTTCCGGATAATACCAAATATTCTATATATGCGATCAATTACGCCATTCTATACTCGTTCATTTATTATAGCGGGAACAGAGAACCCGTTCTAATACAGAATCCGTTAGTCACTTTTTTTCTAATCCTGATTTTCGACCGGGTGTCGTTTTTGACACTTGCGAATACCTATCTCAAGACCCAAAGGATACTTTTGCTAAATCAAAGACTCAGGGAGGAGGATATAAATAAGAGAGATATGATCAGTATCGCGGTACACGATTTGAAGAGCCCTCTTTCCGGGATCATGAGCATCAGTACCATTCTTCGTAAGAGTCTAAAGTCGTTTTCGGATAAGGAAAAGAAGGAGATCCTTTCGGACATAGAGAGTTCTTCCCGAAATATTCTAGGTCACGTGGACGATCTGGTGGAAATCGCAGCTTCCGGCTTCGAAAATATAAAGGCGCATTACGAAACTTTCGATATCGTCTCTTATATTCGCTCCACAGTACAGAACTTCAATTACCAGGCTTCCCTGAAGGGGATAGAGTTTCATACATTCTCTGAGACGAACGAGTTAAAGGTGTATTCGGATCGAAAAGCCGTGGCTAGGATTTTGGACAATTTGGTTTCGAATGCGGTGAAATATTCTCCCAAAGGGGGTTCCATTTTTATACGCACTCGACACGTGAAGGAGTCGGGAGATTTTGTGGAGATTCAAATCCAAGACGAAGGAAAGGGTTTCACGGAGGCGGATAAGAAACTCGTTTTTACTAGATTGACCAGACTTTCCGCTAAGCCTACCGGAGGAGAACGTTCTACCGGTGTGGGATTGTATTCCGTCCATAGGTTGGTGGAATTATTAGGTGCTAAGATCATATTGGACAGCGAGCCCGGTCGAGGGTCCGTATTCACTCTACTTTTTCCTAAGGCAAAGATCTCAAAGAAGACTTCGAGGAAGTGA
- a CDS encoding AI-2E family transporter yields MSPRDGMETNRKVFNVFLAFFCIGVGGLLFVVLRPYFYSALVALILYIATRKQYKQLRRMIGPRFEALAPWIMIGSVCMIVLLPSYFMIRTLIEESLSILFKIRISLSEDRIIDTLMSLNILTDLVTDNPFFWVKVPEIYADFAKNYIDILNLDSLYAVLSNASTFILGSIDLPAGILMNLFFSLLLLFFFYQDGRKIERFILDNLPFSTEVEEQVGRKIASAVQTVFKGNLIVSILQGVGVYILLLFAKISNPFLYASIAAFFSLIPVIGTSVVWLPIGLYLMFIENNILGASLFMASGLALYIVLENVVKPKMLDKKLRIHPLLIFLSLIGGIQEFGIMGLVLGPVTVTMVVILWDFWKLYRKDFFAN; encoded by the coding sequence ATGTCGCCCCGGGACGGAATGGAGACCAATCGCAAGGTCTTTAACGTATTTCTGGCCTTTTTTTGTATCGGAGTCGGAGGCCTACTCTTCGTCGTCCTAAGGCCCTATTTTTATTCCGCTCTTGTGGCCTTGATTTTGTATATCGCCACTAGAAAGCAATACAAGCAGTTGCGGAGAATGATCGGTCCTAGATTCGAGGCTCTTGCTCCTTGGATCATGATCGGATCCGTATGTATGATCGTTCTACTTCCCTCTTATTTCATGATTCGCACTCTGATCGAGGAGTCCCTTTCCATTCTTTTCAAGATCAGAATTTCCCTTTCCGAGGACAGGATCATAGATACTCTGATGAGTCTGAATATTCTGACGGATCTGGTCACGGATAATCCTTTCTTTTGGGTCAAGGTCCCCGAGATCTATGCGGATTTTGCCAAGAATTATATCGATATTCTGAACCTGGACAGCTTATACGCGGTTTTGAGTAACGCTTCCACTTTTATCCTAGGTTCCATCGATCTGCCTGCCGGAATTCTCATGAATCTATTCTTTTCCCTTCTTCTTCTTTTCTTTTTCTACCAGGACGGAAGAAAGATTGAAAGATTCATTTTGGACAATCTTCCTTTTTCCACCGAGGTGGAGGAACAAGTGGGCCGTAAAATCGCTTCCGCGGTCCAGACCGTATTTAAAGGAAATCTAATCGTATCCATTCTGCAAGGGGTCGGGGTTTATATACTCCTATTATTTGCTAAAATTTCGAACCCGTTTTTGTACGCTAGTATTGCGGCATTCTTCTCCCTGATTCCCGTGATAGGAACCTCGGTGGTTTGGCTTCCGATCGGACTCTATTTGATGTTCATAGAGAATAATATCCTGGGCGCGAGTTTGTTTATGGCCTCTGGGCTCGCTCTTTATATCGTATTGGAGAATGTGGTAAAACCGAAAATGTTGGATAAGAAGCTTAGGATTCACCCCCTTCTTATTTTTCTCTCCCTGATCGGAGGGATCCAGGAATTCGGAATCATGGGACTGGTTCTAGGTCCGGTCACTGTGACTATGGTAGTGATCCTCTGGGATTTCTGGAAATTATACCGCAAAGATTTTTTCGCCAACTAA